From the genome of Methanothermobacter sp., one region includes:
- a CDS encoding methionine adenosyltransferase has product MRNIIVEPLKQPSIEEQKIEIVERKGIGHPDSISDGIAESVSRALCNAYLEHFGTIMHHNTDEVQITAGESAPKFGGGEVLRPINILLTGRGISEVDNEKIGIDRIAIGAAKEYLKENIRNLDVETCTVVECKIGHGSGELRDVFARRDSAPLSNDTSFGVGFAPFSETETIVLETEKLLNSKKFKKKYPAVGEDVKVMGLREEDKITLTVAAAMIDKYITDLEEYIEVKNILEEEILNLTRKYTDRNVEIFINTADRYDEEKPSVYITVTGTSAEMGDDGSAGRGNRANGLITPNRPMSLEATSGKNPINHVGKIYNLLANQMASDIIKEVEGVKQVHIMILSQIGKPINQPKTATSQILLEEGYKIEDVKGDISRIMDEWLDNIGDITEMLIKGKLKTF; this is encoded by the coding sequence CCATCAATCGAAGAGCAAAAAATAGAAATAGTAGAAAGGAAGGGTATAGGGCACCCTGATAGTATAAGTGATGGTATAGCAGAGTCTGTTAGCAGAGCTCTTTGCAATGCTTATCTCGAACATTTTGGGACTATAATGCACCATAACACTGATGAGGTTCAGATAACAGCAGGAGAGTCCGCGCCAAAGTTTGGTGGCGGTGAAGTATTAAGACCAATAAACATACTATTAACCGGCCGGGGCATTTCAGAAGTTGACAATGAAAAAATAGGGATAGACCGTATAGCAATAGGAGCCGCTAAAGAATACCTAAAAGAGAATATAAGAAACCTTGATGTTGAAACATGCACTGTAGTAGAATGCAAGATAGGCCACGGGTCCGGAGAACTAAGGGATGTGTTCGCAAGAAGGGACAGCGCCCCATTATCCAATGACACATCATTTGGGGTTGGATTCGCCCCATTTTCAGAAACAGAGACCATAGTACTTGAAACTGAAAAGCTGCTAAACTCTAAAAAATTCAAGAAAAAATATCCAGCGGTCGGTGAAGACGTGAAAGTCATGGGTTTAAGGGAAGAGGATAAAATAACCCTAACAGTCGCAGCTGCCATGATTGACAAATACATAACAGACCTTGAAGAGTACATAGAAGTTAAAAACATCCTCGAAGAGGAAATCCTAAATCTTACCAGAAAATACACCGACAGAAACGTTGAAATATTCATAAACACGGCTGACAGATACGATGAAGAAAAACCTTCAGTTTATATAACGGTTACAGGAACATCAGCTGAGATGGGAGATGACGGTTCAGCAGGGCGCGGTAACAGAGCTAACGGGCTTATAACACCTAACAGGCCAATGTCACTGGAGGCCACTTCTGGTAAAAACCCAATAAACCATGTGGGTAAAATATACAACCTATTAGCTAACCAAATGGCATCGGATATCATAAAAGAAGTGGAAGGTGTTAAACAAGTCCATATAATGATCCTAAGCCAGATAGGTAAACCAATCAACCAACCCAAAACAGCAACCTCTCAGATACTGCTCGAAGAAGGCTACAAGATAGAAGACGTTAAAGGGGATATTTCAAGGATAATGGACGAATGGCTCGACAATATAGGGGACATAACAGAGATGCTAATAAAAGGGAAACTTAAGACATTCTAA